From Ischnura elegans chromosome 13 unlocalized genomic scaffold, ioIscEleg1.1 SUPER_13_unloc_1, whole genome shotgun sequence, a single genomic window includes:
- the LOC124172169 gene encoding putative nuclease HARBI1, whose amino-acid sequence MEIMDIVCRWQGSAHDARIFHNSRLKLRLETNEVKGILLGDSGYPLLPYLFTPVLRPVSASERRYNISHIRTRCTVERTFGVWKRRFPCLSMKLRVKLFTAQKVILACAVLHDVAMQNHDPMPDRMPAMPRLEVPVQRLQPVHGRPNAIRAAFIERHFGDEVNVLEH is encoded by the exons ATGGAAATAATGGATATAGTTTGCAGATGGCAAGGTTCAGCTCATGATGCTAGAATTTTCCATAACAGTCGACTCAAGTTAAGACTTGAAACCAATGAGGTGAAGGGCATCCTCCTAGGAGATAGTGGGTATCCTCTATTACCATATCTATTTACTCCAGTGTTAAGACCAGTGTCTGCTTCCGAGAGGAG GTACAACATCTCCCACATTAGGACAAGGTGCACCGTGGAGCGTACATTTGGGGTGTGGAAACGTAGATTTCCATGCCTCAGTATGAAGCTCCGCGTGAAGTTATTTACTGCACAGAAGGTCATTTTGGCTTGTGCAGTTCTTCACGATGTGGCTATGCAGAATCATGATCCTATGCCTGATCGTATGCCAGCTATGCCCAGGTTGGAAGTCCCTGTACAAAGACTCCAACCTGTTCACGGTCGCCCAAATGCCATCCGGGCGGCATTCATAGAGAGGCATTTTGGTGATGAg GTCAATGTTCTTGAACATTAG
- the LOC124172081 gene encoding myb/SANT-like DNA-binding domain-containing protein 3, which translates to MVRLTREETKLLVDIINKRREVLESKKTDALSNAKKARAWLDVQDEFNSNEFVRKRTAKQLRKSWDNLKMRKRKELANERQERMKTGGGPMPSTSREDFPPEMEIAVPFGRKTYRGSIHSEDPRCRDLFQFKKGTIYQGSGH; encoded by the exons ATGGTCCGACTTacaagggaagagacgaagttgttgGTTGACATCATCAATAAGCGTCGGGAGGTTTTGGAgagcaagaagacggatgcattatCGAATGCAAAGAAGGCGAGAGCCTGGTTGGATGTGCAGgacgaatttaattcgaatgaattTGTCCGGAAG CGCACCGCCAAGCAATTGAGGAAGAGTTGGGATAATCTCAAGATGAGAAAGCGGAAAGAGCTGGCTAATGAAAGGCAGGAGAGGATGAAGACTGGTGGCGGGCCAATGCCGTCCACCAGCAGGGAGGATTTCCCTCCCGAAATGGAAATAGCCGTGCC ATTTGGAAGGAAGACCTATAGAGGAAGCATACACTCCGAGGATCCAAGGTGCAGGGACCTCTTCCAGTTCAAAAAGGGCACGATTTACCAGGGAAGCGGCCATTGA